AGAGAAATCTACTGGACCCGCAGACTCATTGAACAATGGCCAGCAGGGTCACCGGTGACGACTGCTTCAACCAGGATGAATCACCATAAGAGGAGAGCTCACAGCACGGAGTCGTTCGGATCGTCGGCTGGTCAAAAACCAGGGGCCGTGGTGGACTAAGCATGGACGTTGAGGTTCAAAAGGATTTCCATCACACTTCGATGATCTGCCAAGAGGTATCGAGTGCCTGTTCGGAAGACCGATCGGCCTCACTTCAGCTGCCTCGCCCCAAAAAGGAAGTTGGAGGCGTCGTCGTGGTGCTATCGACCCTTCTGAAGAATAGCCTACACGCCTTGCCGACGTCGATCCAATTCAACGAGAATGAGCTGCTGTGAGACACGCACTTCTGTGGAGGAGCGTGTCGACTTGGAGGTGACAGTGATTGAGGACCAAACTGGCCCAAAATGCGAGTTGGTTGTCAAGGATCATGGGAAACCCCACTTCCTCTTACACGCAGAGACAGGAATGACAAAGTCGATGTCAGAACGACACGAGAGGAAGCGAGCGAGGATGTCTCTGTTTGACCTTGCACGACACGCCTGTTTGCTGCCTTCCAGCGCTGACACGTAGTCGCTCAAGACCTCTTAGTCGCATCAGGTTACCGCCAATGAAGTGAGCGACAGTACCGTCGAACCTTGAAATCGGCGTCATGAGCAAGGTTTGACCATCGTGCGGATCTCCCGGAGTGCGGGAGTCGACCCCCACCCAAAGCCAAAGCTCACCTAAAGAGCTCAACCAGCACCCTGTATCAGTGAATAGCACAATCGCGGTGACTGCTTTTTCGGAGCACCTGACCTTATCATGAAACGATTGTACAATCTCATAGGTGTACAATAAGCTGCCTTCAGCCATTCCATTCCGAACTTCATCAACGCTCACAAGCCCCAAATCGGCCCTCCTCTTAGCTTTCCGAAGTCGCGCCGCTTATCGTTTCGCGATAGCAAAGATCCACCGGTGACATCGACGTGGAGCTGTTTTTGTTCAAAACATTCACGACAAAATTTTGACTGTCACACGGCTTTGCGATTCTTAGATCGGCTCTCACGCTCCTTTCGACGACGTGCCCATACCAGGACGCACCGCCTGTGCCGATACATCAACATACAGCACCGACAAACAGAGCTGTCCACAATACAGGCCCGATCACCATGGCACAAATCACGCTCAACCCGCCGAAGGTCGACGCTGGCGGTAAGCGTGTGGCCGTCATGACCTCCGGAGGTGACTCGCCAGGCATGAGTCCATTTGTCCGAGCTGTGGTCCGTCAACTACTCGCCGAAGGGTGCACGGCGTATGCAGTCTATGAAGGGTACCAAGGACTGGTCGATGGAGGTGACATGATCAAAGAGATGGCATGGGAAGATGTGCGAGGCTGGAGCTCAGAAGGTGGCACACTTATCGGTACTGCTCGTTGCAAAGCATTCATGGAAAGAGCTGGGCGACTGGTCGCTGCGAATAACATGATCGAGAAGGGCATTGACGCTCTGATTGTGTGTGGTGGAGATGGCTCTCTGACTGGAGCGGACAAGTTTCGAGAGGAGTGGCCGAGTCTTTTGGACGAACTCGTATCCACCGGAAAGCGCAAGGAAGAGGCTATTGAACGACATCGCCATCTGAACATCGTTGGAGCGGTGGGCTCAATCGACAATGATCTCAGCGGAACGGATGCCACGATTGGATGCTACAGCTCACTGCAGCGTATATGTCAGTCGATCGACTATATCGACTCAACAGCCCTTTCTCACCAACGCGCATTCGTCATTGAGGTCATGGGCAGACACTGCGGATGGCTTGCCATGGCCTCCGCTGTTAGCTGCGGCGCCGATTTCGTGTTCACGCCGGAGAATCCACCCTCAGAAAACTGGCAAGAGGATATGTGCAAGGTCATTAAGAAGCATCGTGAGATGGGCAAACGAAAAACGATTGTAATTGTTGCTGAAGGTGCTCATGATCGCGATCTCAACCACATCTCGCCGGACATGGTCAAAGACCTGCTGTCAGGGACAGTCGGTCTGGACACAAGAGTGACAACGCTCGGGCACGTCCAACGTGGTGGTCCGCCTTGCGCCTACGATCGAATGCTTGCTACTTTGCAGGGTGTGGAGGCTGTCAAGGCGGCGCTGGAAGCGACACCGGAGACACCCTCGCCTGTCATTTGCATTCTGGAGAACAAGATTGTCCGCAAAGACTTGATGGAGGCCATCAGATTAACAAAACAAGTTGCAGTAGATATCGGCAAGAAAGACTTCGCTGCGGCAATGAAAGGAAGAGACGCAGAGTTCGAAGAGCTGTTGCAAGCTTTCCGAGTCACCACCGAGGCTGAGAAGGGCGTCTTGCGCATTCCAGAGGAGAAGCGCATGCGGATTGGTATCATCCACGTCGGCGCTCCCGCAGGAGGCATGAACGCAGCCACTCGTGCCGCAGTGGCATATTGTCTAAGCCGAGGGCACACCCCTGTCGCGCTACACAACGGATTCCCTGGCCTGGTTCGCCATCACGACGACAAGCCATTGGGATCTGTGCGAGAAGTATCATGGCTTGATGCCGAGAACTGGGGTTCAAAAGGTGGTTCTGAGATCGGCACAAATCGAGATCTTCCATCTGATGAGAGGTGCGGTCTCAAGAATGTCGCCTTCTGtctcgagaagtacaagaTCGACGCCCTATATGTCATTGGCGGCTTCGAAGCCTTCACCGCCGTCTCGCAACTTCGCAAAGGCCGCGAACAGTTCGACGCCCTCAAGATCCCCATGGTCGTCCTCCCTGCCACAATCTCCAACAACGTTCCTGGTACTGAGTTCTCCATCGGCTCCGACACCT
This is a stretch of genomic DNA from Zymoseptoria tritici IPO323 chromosome 3, whole genome shotgun sequence. It encodes these proteins:
- the PFK gene encoding 6-phosphofructokinase (phosphohexokinase; phosphofructokinase I; phosphofructokinase (phosphorylating); 6-phosphofructose 1-kinase; ATP-dependent phosphofructokinase; D-fructose-6-phosphate 1-phosphotransferase; fructose 6-phosphate kinase; fructose 6-phosphokinase; nucleotide triphosphate-dependent phosphofructokinase; phospho-1,6-fructokinase; GO:0005737 cytoplasm; GO:0005945 6-phosphofructokinase complex) translates to MAQITLNPPKVDAGGKRVAVMTSGGDSPGMSPFVRAVVRQLLAEGCTAYAVYEGYQGLVDGGDMIKEMAWEDVRGWSSEGGTLIGTARCKAFMERAGRLVAANNMIEKGIDALIVCGGDGSLTGADKFREEWPSLLDELVSTGKRKEEAIERHRHLNIVGAVGSIDNDLSGTDATIGCYSSLQRICQSIDYIDSTALSHQRAFVIEVMGRHCGWLAMASAVSCGADFVFTPENPPSENWQEDMCKVIKKHREMGKRKTIVIVAEGAHDRDLNHISPDMVKDLLSGTVGLDTRVTTLGHVQRGGPPCAYDRMLATLQGVEAVKAALEATPETPSPVICILENKIVRKDLMEAIRLTKQVAVDIGKKDFAAAMKGRDAEFEELLQAFRVTTEAEKGVLRIPEEKRMRIGIIHVGAPAGGMNAATRAAVAYCLSRGHTPVALHNGFPGLVRHHDDKPLGSVREVSWLDAENWGSKGGSEIGTNRDLPSDERCGLKNVAFCLEKYKIDALYIPMVVLPATISNNVPGTEFSIGSDTCLNALIDYCDSIKQSASASRRRVFVVETQGGASGYIATIAGLCIGAIAVYTPEEGIHLNMLVEDIKFLKEQFAKDIGHAKSGKIILRNEKASKVYSTEFIAEAIKEESGGKFDSRFAVPGHVQQGGTPSPMDRVRAVRFAIKSLQHLESFAGKSKQEIADDPLSVTVIGMKGARVKVRDMEKIEREDTDWKDRRPKDEFWMALVDVVDTLSGRPKSTRSPIPGGSPAMNGTAK